The stretch of DNA CTGCATCCAGCGCGTGGATATCATCGCAGCCGCCGATATGCTCGTCATTAATAAAAATCTGGGGTACAGAACGGCGACCGTTGGCCCGTTGAGCCATTTTAGCCCGCGCTTGCTCATCCCCATCGATAACGTATTCGGTAAACTCAACCCCCTTCTTGTTCAGCAAAGCCTTAGCACGGATGCAGAAGGGGCAACTTCTCCAGGTATAGATTTCTACGTTAGCGGCCATAACATCCTCAAATGTTAAGCAGTATTACTTTAACTTAATCTAGTCTACTTTCGATCGGTGACTGACATCACCCAACGCCACCATGAGGGAATGGCATTGCAAATAAAAAGCTTCTCACTTTATAAGATGTGAGAAGCTTTTTTTAAAGTACCTTTCTCTCTACAAGAGAGAACGCTTGTTCA from Aerosakkonema funiforme FACHB-1375 encodes:
- the grxC gene encoding glutaredoxin 3; the encoded protein is MAANVEIYTWRSCPFCIRAKALLNKKGVEFTEYVIDGDEQARAKMAQRANGRRSVPQIFINDEHIGGCDDIHALDAAGKLDPLLQ